A portion of the Candidatus Zixiibacteriota bacterium genome contains these proteins:
- the eno gene encoding phosphopyruvate hydratase: protein MSEFDYITARQILDSRGNPTVEVDVVLSDGSLGRAAVPSGASTGTHEAVELRDGDAKTYFGKSVLKAVKNVNEKIAPALLSNKIDPYDQVALDNFLIGLDNTENKSSLGANAVLGVSLATAKAAAMSVGRYLYEYVGGSNCKLLPVPMMNILNGGKHADNNVDLQEFMIMPVGAKKFAGALQIGAEVFGHLKKVLQAKNLNTAVGDEGGFAPDLKSNEEALEVIMEAIEKSGYKAGKDVLLALDPASSEFYDAKKKVYNLKGEGKKFNSEQMIEFYESLVKKYPIISIEDGLAEDDWEGWKLMTEKLGKKIQLVGDDLYVTNPKRLVRGIKEKSSNSILIKLNQIGTLTETLDTIEMAKKAGFTAVVSHRSGETEDTTIADIVVAAGTGQIKTGSVSRTDRICKYNQLLRIEESIGPGAQYLGKEVFYNLKH, encoded by the coding sequence ATGTCTGAGTTTGACTATATAACCGCTCGCCAGATTCTTGATTCCCGGGGAAATCCGACCGTGGAAGTTGATGTGGTATTGTCTGATGGCTCGCTGGGGCGCGCCGCGGTCCCCTCGGGAGCCTCCACCGGTACCCATGAGGCGGTGGAATTGCGCGACGGCGACGCCAAAACATATTTCGGGAAATCGGTCCTCAAGGCGGTGAAGAACGTCAACGAAAAAATCGCTCCCGCTCTACTTTCGAACAAAATCGACCCGTACGACCAGGTTGCCCTCGATAACTTCCTTATCGGTCTTGACAACACCGAGAATAAATCGAGTCTCGGCGCCAACGCCGTGCTCGGTGTTTCGCTTGCCACCGCCAAAGCGGCGGCGATGTCGGTGGGCCGGTATCTTTATGAATATGTCGGCGGCTCCAATTGCAAGCTTCTGCCGGTGCCGATGATGAATATCCTCAACGGCGGCAAACATGCCGACAACAATGTTGACCTTCAGGAATTCATGATTATGCCGGTGGGCGCCAAAAAATTCGCCGGCGCCCTTCAAATCGGCGCCGAGGTCTTCGGGCACCTCAAAAAAGTCCTCCAGGCAAAAAATCTCAATACCGCCGTCGGCGATGAAGGCGGCTTTGCGCCGGACCTGAAATCCAACGAAGAAGCCCTGGAAGTAATCATGGAGGCAATCGAAAAATCGGGATATAAAGCGGGAAAAGATGTGCTCCTCGCCCTGGACCCGGCTTCATCCGAATTCTACGACGCCAAGAAAAAGGTCTATAATCTCAAGGGGGAAGGAAAGAAGTTCAATTCCGAGCAGATGATTGAATTTTACGAGAGCCTGGTTAAGAAATACCCGATTATTTCCATTGAGGATGGTCTTGCCGAAGATGACTGGGAGGGGTGGAAACTGATGACGGAAAAACTGGGGAAGAAGATACAGCTGGTCGGCGACGACCTCTATGTCACCAATCCGAAAAGACTGGTTCGCGGCATTAAGGAAAAATCATCCAACTCCATTTTGATAAAGCTGAATCAGATAGGGACTCTTACCGAGACGCTGGACACCATCGAAATGGCGAAAAAAGCCGGATTCACCGCGGTCGTGTCCCACCGCAGCGGCGAAACGGAAGATACCACCATCGCCGACATCGTGGTCGCGGCCGGCACCGGGCAG
- a CDS encoding sugar phosphate nucleotidyltransferase, whose protein sequence is MKKRGQQITQAVILAGGEGRRLLPYTRVLPKPLWPVGDIPIVEILLRQLGHAGISEVILAVGYQAELIKMILGNGEQFGMKISYAYEKKPLGTAGPLRNIRRLRDNFLVLNGDLLTDLPFADFISFHIRNAAPATVASYRRTVKIDFGVIIEDRGKIAEYREKPSLGYEVSMGIYAFSREVLKYIPANRFDFPELVQRLIQNGRNPSIYRFRGRWMDIGRHDDWEKADEIFRRKPQLFLPPSA, encoded by the coding sequence GTGAAAAAGAGGGGTCAGCAGATTACGCAGGCGGTGATACTTGCGGGAGGGGAAGGAAGAAGACTTCTTCCCTACACGCGGGTGCTTCCCAAACCGCTCTGGCCTGTGGGGGATATCCCGATTGTGGAGATTCTTCTTCGCCAGCTGGGGCATGCCGGAATCAGTGAAGTGATACTGGCGGTCGGATACCAGGCGGAATTAATCAAAATGATTCTCGGCAACGGCGAGCAGTTTGGCATGAAGATTTCATATGCGTATGAAAAAAAACCGCTCGGCACGGCAGGACCGCTGCGAAATATCAGGAGACTTCGCGACAATTTCCTGGTTCTCAATGGTGACCTGCTGACCGACCTTCCCTTTGCTGATTTTATCTCTTTTCATATCCGAAATGCGGCGCCGGCAACGGTGGCATCGTATCGACGAACGGTCAAGATTGACTTCGGGGTGATAATCGAAGATAGGGGAAAGATTGCCGAATATAGAGAGAAGCCCTCGCTGGGGTATGAGGTCTCGATGGGGATATATGCCTTCAGCAGAGAGGTTTTGAAATATATTCCGGCGAACCGGTTTGATTTCCCGGAGCTGGTGCAGAGGTTGATTCAGAACGGGAGGAATCCCTCAATCTATAGATTCCGGGGGCGCTGGATGGATATCGGCCGTCATGATGACTGGGAGAAAGCGGACGAAATATTCCGAAGAAAACCTCAACTTTTTTTGCCTCCCTCAGCGTAA
- a CDS encoding SDR family oxidoreductase produces MRSLKNLVVVVTGASQGIGAAIARHFALEGTRLALIARNREKLEMVANDLPLPQKEILVLPTDMRNASAVRIAVQSVRENFSGIDIFINNAGVGINKPVVELSEEEFDTIFETNVKAVFHTFRELIPLFQKQGGGQIINISSGAARIGAPGLAAYAASKAALNILSESVAGEVRNDNIKISVLSPASTETRLMSNMSEASRSPSKAALKLTVDEVAEAVIFLARQNSNAWTSMADIRPLLIKR; encoded by the coding sequence GTGCGTTCACTGAAGAATCTTGTAGTTGTAGTTACCGGTGCGTCTCAAGGGATAGGCGCGGCAATTGCCCGCCATTTTGCCCTTGAAGGGACACGGCTGGCCCTCATCGCCCGTAATCGAGAGAAGCTGGAAATGGTCGCCAACGACCTCCCGCTGCCCCAGAAAGAGATACTTGTTCTTCCCACCGATATGAGGAACGCTTCCGCCGTCAGAATCGCCGTCCAATCCGTCCGCGAGAACTTCAGTGGAATTGATATCTTCATCAATAATGCCGGTGTCGGCATCAACAAGCCGGTTGTCGAACTTTCAGAAGAGGAATTCGATACTATTTTCGAAACTAATGTTAAGGCCGTTTTCCATACCTTTCGGGAGTTGATACCTCTCTTCCAGAAGCAGGGGGGAGGCCAGATTATCAATATTTCCTCCGGCGCTGCCCGCATTGGAGCCCCGGGACTGGCGGCATATGCCGCCTCCAAAGCGGCCCTTAATATCCTCTCCGAATCGGTTGCCGGAGAGGTTCGCAACGACAATATAAAAATCTCTGTCCTGTCGCCGGCATCGACCGAAACCCGTCTGATGTCAAATATGTCGGAGGCTTCCCGCTCGCCGTCGAAGGCGGCCCTGAAACTGACCGTTGATGAGGTCGCCGAAGCGGTTATCTTTCTTGCCCGGCAGAACAGCAACGCCTGGACTTCTATGGCGGATATCAGGCCTCTTCTGATAAAAAGGTGA
- the yihA gene encoding ribosome biogenesis GTP-binding protein YihA/YsxC has translation MPKKAVFVGSFTSISQIPSNSLPHIAFAGRSNVGKSTLLNSLVGQRKLARTSKTPGRTQALNFFLIDDRYYFVDLPGYGYARAPLKMRREWGILVDKYVNNVDNLCGMIFLIDCRRDLSVGDRTLLEWLDAKKVPFLPVLTKADKLSRSALIKKGEELKKMLGVTPVFFSALRGLGKDELVEKIETLANARRRSLPEE, from the coding sequence ATGCCTAAAAAGGCGGTCTTTGTCGGGTCATTTACAAGCATAAGTCAGATTCCATCCAATTCTCTACCTCATATAGCCTTTGCCGGGCGCTCCAATGTCGGAAAGTCTACCCTGCTGAACAGCCTTGTCGGCCAGAGAAAACTGGCGCGCACTTCCAAAACCCCGGGGAGAACCCAAGCGCTCAATTTCTTCCTGATTGACGACCGCTACTATTTCGTTGACCTCCCCGGCTACGGTTATGCTCGCGCTCCGCTCAAGATGAGAAGGGAGTGGGGAATACTTGTGGATAAGTATGTAAATAATGTGGACAACCTGTGTGGAATGATATTTCTGATCGATTGCCGCCGGGATTTGAGTGTCGGTGACCGGACACTGCTGGAATGGCTCGATGCCAAGAAAGTCCCCTTTCTGCCGGTTCTGACTAAAGCCGACAAGCTCTCCCGCAGCGCCCTTATTAAGAAAGGGGAAGAGCTGAAAAAGATGCTGGGTGTCACTCCGGTTTTCTTCTCGGCTCTCCGCGGTCTCGGTAAAGATGAACTGGTGGAAAAAATAGAAACTCTCGCCAACGCTCGGAGGAGGTCCCTCCCGGAGGAATAA
- a CDS encoding adenylosuccinate synthase: MGKTVIVVGCQWGDEGKGKVVDLLAEKADIIARFQGGANAGHTILAEGKKFILHLIPSGIIHGGKVCYIGNGVVLDPYALIEEIEALRKQNIDIEGRLFISPATNLVMPYHKLIDCTDEKRRGGDGIGTTLRGIGPAYRDKVDRCGIRMSDLLEPERLRRRLEIHKKVKGEYFSGSNDERADIDKIFGDLMALAPVLIPMITDVSLALARHREAGKNILLEGAQGAMLDIDLGTYPYTTSSNTTVGGALTGLGIGPRAIDEVVGVVKAYTTRVGSGPFPTELVDDTGLLLREKGGEFGATTGRPRRTGWLDLVALRYACRINEVTKLAITKLDVLDHLDSIKVAIAYDLNGAKLNEMPLDPNALWHLKPVYRDFAGWKSSTVGITDFGKLPPGAREYLEFVSRELNAALGLVSTGASREQTIQL, encoded by the coding sequence ATGGGAAAAACTGTTATCGTGGTCGGATGTCAATGGGGTGATGAAGGGAAAGGAAAAGTAGTTGACCTTCTGGCGGAGAAGGCTGATATCATCGCCCGCTTTCAGGGCGGCGCCAACGCCGGACATACCATTCTGGCGGAGGGGAAGAAATTCATTCTCCATCTCATCCCCTCAGGGATAATCCATGGCGGAAAGGTCTGTTATATCGGCAACGGTGTCGTCCTTGACCCGTATGCGCTGATAGAGGAAATCGAGGCTCTCAGAAAGCAGAATATCGATATCGAAGGGCGGCTGTTCATCTCTCCCGCCACCAATCTGGTTATGCCTTATCATAAGCTTATCGACTGCACTGACGAAAAAAGACGAGGCGGCGATGGTATCGGCACCACTCTGCGGGGAATTGGACCGGCTTATCGCGACAAAGTCGACCGCTGCGGGATTCGTATGAGCGACTTGCTGGAGCCGGAGCGGCTGCGCCGCCGGCTTGAAATCCATAAGAAAGTTAAAGGCGAATATTTTTCGGGCTCTAATGACGAACGGGCCGATATTGATAAGATTTTTGGCGATCTGATGGCGCTCGCCCCCGTTTTGATACCGATGATTACTGATGTCTCCCTGGCGTTGGCGAGACACCGTGAAGCCGGAAAGAATATTCTTCTGGAAGGCGCCCAGGGGGCGATGCTTGATATCGACCTCGGCACCTACCCTTACACCACATCTTCCAATACCACCGTCGGCGGCGCTTTGACCGGCCTTGGAATCGGGCCCAGAGCCATCGACGAAGTAGTCGGTGTGGTCAAAGCCTACACCACCAGAGTCGGCTCAGGACCGTTTCCGACCGAATTGGTTGACGACACCGGCTTACTGCTGCGCGAAAAGGGAGGAGAGTTTGGCGCTACCACCGGACGCCCCCGTCGAACCGGATGGCTCGACCTGGTTGCCCTGCGCTATGCCTGCCGTATCAATGAGGTTACCAAACTGGCAATCACCAAACTGGATGTGCTCGACCATCTCGATTCCATCAAGGTCGCGATCGCCTATGATTTGAATGGAGCGAAATTAAATGAAATGCCGCTTGACCCGAACGCGCTCTGGCATCTCAAGCCGGTCTACCGCGATTTCGCCGGATGGAAAAGCTCGACTGTGGGGATTACTGACTTTGGCAAACTGCCGCCAGGAGCAAGAGAATATCTTGAGTTCGTTTCTCGGGAATTAAATGCGGCGCTGGGGCTGGTCTCAACCGGCGCCAGCCGGGAGCAGACCATTCAGCTGTGA
- the lon gene encoding endopeptidase La: MKYSFGQETIEIKARLPVLPLRDIVIFPHMIYPLLVGRQFTISALQEAMILDKQIFLCAQKAPEVDFPSADDLYDVGVVARILQIMKLPNGTIKVLVEGLTRARMKGLNKTGGFYITRLQVMPPDELRDNESEALSRTMTELFSEYVRLNRRIPEEVLFSISAIDNYQRLTDTIAAHVLLKMDLKQHILESAQVKEQMILLSEALRSEIEILKIEQRIDGTVRESLAQNQKEFYLQEQLRAIKEELGQMDDVANEVDDLQKKLDKLVAPKEVKEKAEEEIKRLSKMHPYSAESAVVRNYIEWVLALPWSYVTKDRNDFPQVKDILDKDHFGLEKPKKRIIEHLAVMKVAGKVKGPILCLVGPPGVGKTSLGRSIARALDRKFVRMSLGGIHDEAEIRGHRRTYIGSLPGRIIQSIRKAGSANPVFLLDEIDKVGADFRGDPAAALLEVLDPEQNFAFSDNFLELDFDLSKVLFITTANSMAGIPPALLDRMEIIRLPGYLEHEKLGIIRGYLLPKLKKEMGLEKYGIEFSDDALLEIIRFYTREAGVREAERQLAAILRKIAQKIAEGKKTIRVNVGAKKIDEYLGVPPFISTEINPDPGPGYAVGLAWTEFGGEVLPIEVTLMRGASKLTLTGKLGTVMQESASAALAYIRSHAAQFGLEPDFFDKLEIHLHAPEGAVPKEGPSAGITFLVAIVSALTSTPIRSSLALTGEVTLTGDILAIGGLNEKLLAARRVGIRDIIFPYKNKKDLPELPKELLQGLHLMPVKRIEEALKIVFGAKFLKPGVKNRAGRKELMKK, translated from the coding sequence ATGAAATACTCGTTTGGGCAGGAAACAATAGAAATCAAGGCGCGCCTCCCGGTGTTGCCATTGCGGGATATTGTCATTTTCCCCCATATGATTTATCCCCTCCTGGTGGGACGGCAATTCACCATCTCTGCCCTGCAGGAAGCGATGATTCTCGACAAGCAGATCTTTCTCTGCGCGCAGAAGGCTCCCGAAGTCGATTTCCCCTCAGCCGATGACCTCTACGACGTCGGCGTGGTAGCCCGTATTCTGCAGATTATGAAGCTGCCTAACGGCACTATCAAAGTGCTGGTAGAGGGGCTGACCCGCGCCCGGATGAAAGGGTTGAATAAGACCGGCGGCTTTTATATCACTCGCCTGCAGGTTATGCCGCCGGATGAACTCCGCGACAATGAATCGGAGGCGCTTTCCCGCACCATGACGGAGCTTTTCTCCGAGTATGTCCGTCTTAACCGGCGCATCCCCGAAGAGGTTCTCTTTTCGATTTCGGCAATTGATAATTACCAGCGGCTGACCGATACCATCGCCGCCCATGTCCTTCTGAAAATGGATTTGAAGCAGCACATCCTGGAATCGGCGCAGGTCAAAGAACAGATGATTCTCCTGTCCGAGGCGCTTCGCTCCGAAATTGAGATTCTCAAAATCGAGCAGCGAATTGACGGCACCGTCCGTGAGTCGCTGGCGCAAAACCAGAAAGAGTTCTACCTGCAGGAGCAGTTGCGCGCTATCAAAGAAGAGCTGGGACAGATGGATGATGTGGCCAACGAAGTCGATGACCTGCAGAAGAAACTGGATAAGCTGGTCGCCCCCAAAGAGGTGAAAGAGAAAGCCGAGGAAGAGATTAAACGGCTCTCCAAGATGCATCCTTATTCAGCCGAGTCGGCGGTGGTGCGCAACTATATTGAGTGGGTCCTGGCGCTCCCCTGGAGTTATGTCACCAAAGACCGCAACGATTTCCCGCAGGTTAAAGATATTCTGGATAAAGACCATTTCGGGCTGGAAAAACCGAAAAAACGTATCATCGAGCATCTGGCGGTCATGAAGGTCGCCGGCAAGGTCAAAGGTCCTATCCTCTGTCTGGTCGGTCCCCCCGGGGTGGGAAAGACTTCCCTGGGACGCTCCATTGCCCGCGCTCTGGACCGTAAGTTTGTCCGGATGTCATTGGGGGGGATTCATGACGAAGCCGAGATTAGAGGACATCGTCGCACCTACATCGGCTCTCTGCCGGGAAGAATTATTCAGTCCATCCGTAAAGCCGGTTCCGCTAATCCGGTCTTTCTTCTGGACGAAATTGACAAGGTCGGCGCCGATTTTCGCGGTGACCCGGCCGCGGCGCTTCTGGAAGTCCTCGACCCGGAGCAGAATTTTGCCTTCTCCGATAACTTCCTCGAACTTGATTTCGACCTCTCCAAGGTTCTCTTCATAACCACCGCCAATTCGATGGCAGGAATTCCGCCGGCGCTTCTGGACCGGATGGAGATTATCCGTCTGCCGGGGTACCTTGAGCATGAGAAGCTCGGCATTATTCGCGGATATCTATTGCCGAAACTGAAAAAAGAGATGGGGCTGGAAAAATATGGGATAGAGTTCAGCGATGATGCCCTGCTGGAGATAATTCGTTTTTACACCCGGGAAGCCGGTGTGCGTGAAGCCGAGCGCCAACTCGCCGCTATCCTCCGCAAGATTGCGCAAAAAATCGCGGAAGGGAAGAAAACGATTCGCGTCAATGTCGGAGCGAAGAAAATTGATGAATATCTGGGAGTCCCGCCGTTCATCTCCACTGAAATCAATCCCGACCCGGGCCCCGGATATGCGGTCGGGCTGGCTTGGACCGAATTCGGCGGGGAGGTTCTGCCTATTGAAGTCACTCTTATGAGAGGGGCATCAAAATTGACCCTGACCGGGAAGTTGGGAACAGTCATGCAGGAATCGGCGTCGGCGGCTCTGGCATATATCCGGAGTCACGCCGCCCAGTTCGGATTGGAGCCCGATTTCTTCGACAAACTTGAAATTCATCTGCATGCCCCCGAGGGCGCCGTCCCTAAAGAGGGTCCATCTGCCGGAATAACATTTCTGGTAGCAATTGTCTCGGCGCTTACATCCACGCCCATTCGCTCCAGCCTGGCTTTGACCGGTGAAGTGACTCTCACCGGCGACATTCTGGCTATCGGCGGCCTCAACGAAAAGCTTCTGGCGGCGCGGCGGGTCGGTATTAGGGATATCATCTTCCCGTATAAAAACAAAAAAGACCTGCCCGAACTCCCCAAGGAGCTTCTTCAGGGGCTGCACCTGATGCCGGTCAAACGGATTGAGGAAGCGCTCAAGATTGTCTTTGGCGCTAAGTTTCTGAAGCCCGGTGTCAAGAATAGAGCCGGGCGGAAAGAATTGATGAAAAAATGA
- a CDS encoding SDR family oxidoreductase: MKYLITGGGGFIGSNIAHELVRRNEKVRVLDNFATGRKVNLAGIEDKIELMEGDIRDFWTVREAVEGVDYVLHQAALPSVPRSVKNPLTSNSVNIDGTLNLLEASKQAGVKRFVFASSSSVYGDTPELPKHEKMWMDPLSPYAVTKLAGEKYCKVFYELYGLETVALRYFNIFGPRQDPGSEYAAVIPKFINALLAGRSPVIFGDGEQSRDFTFVANAVEANLLAAKAPGIAGKYFNIAVGGQYTLNTLVKMLQEIIGSDIKPKYDPPRKGDILHSFADISRARNEMGFNPKVDFASGLKMTVEWFTAQFQNRTPVGGIRVK; the protein is encoded by the coding sequence ATGAAATATTTGATTACTGGCGGTGGCGGCTTTATCGGCAGCAATATTGCGCATGAATTGGTACGGCGAAACGAGAAAGTTCGTGTGCTCGATAACTTTGCCACCGGAAGAAAAGTCAATCTTGCCGGGATTGAGGACAAGATAGAATTGATGGAGGGGGATATACGGGACTTTTGGACCGTGCGCGAGGCGGTCGAGGGAGTCGATTATGTCCTCCACCAGGCGGCGCTCCCATCGGTGCCGCGTTCGGTCAAGAATCCCCTGACCTCCAACAGCGTCAATATCGACGGCACTTTGAATCTGCTGGAAGCCTCCAAGCAGGCCGGAGTGAAGCGATTCGTGTTTGCTTCGTCATCTTCGGTTTATGGCGATACTCCGGAACTTCCCAAGCATGAAAAGATGTGGATGGACCCGCTTTCGCCTTATGCCGTGACCAAACTGGCCGGAGAAAAATATTGCAAAGTGTTCTACGAATTGTATGGACTGGAGACAGTGGCGCTGCGGTATTTCAACATATTTGGGCCTCGTCAGGACCCCGGTTCCGAATATGCGGCGGTGATTCCGAAATTCATCAATGCTCTTCTGGCGGGGCGGAGCCCGGTGATATTCGGCGATGGCGAGCAATCGCGCGATTTTACTTTTGTCGCCAATGCGGTGGAGGCGAATCTTCTTGCCGCCAAAGCGCCCGGAATCGCGGGGAAATATTTCAATATTGCCGTTGGTGGCCAGTACACGCTGAATACTCTGGTGAAGATGCTTCAGGAGATAATCGGCAGCGATATCAAGCCGAAATATGACCCGCCGCGCAAGGGGGATATCCTTCATTCCTTCGCCGACATCAGCCGCGCTCGAAATGAGATGGGATTCAATCCGAAAGTTGACTTCGCCAGCGGCTTGAAGATGACGGTGGAATGGTTCACGGCGCAGTTTCAAAACCGGACGCCGGTCGGCGGGATTCGGGTGAAGTGA
- a CDS encoding GDP-mannose 4,6-dehydratase, which produces MLSNKGWKVLVTGGAGFIGSHLVEKLLRSGARVTVLVRYTSSGKAGWLEYLPKDLTANLHLVYGDIRDPDVCRNAVSGNAYIFHLAAQIAIPYSYIAPRDFLTVNGLGTANMLQAARDEKVKKFLHVSTSEVYGTAQYLPIDEAHPQVAQSPYAASKIAADRMVESFHLSFGLPTVTMRPFNSYGPRQSARAILPTIILQALSGKSIRLGNVSTRRDMNYVGDITEGMLAAAFNPRTTGRTINLATGKDYTIEEMVQSVGNLLGKRLEIKTERRRLRPDNSEVIRLQGDSKLARKLMGYRPRYNLKSGLVETIRFFEAHRELYKKEDYQL; this is translated from the coding sequence ATGCTCTCAAACAAAGGCTGGAAAGTTCTGGTAACCGGCGGCGCCGGATTTATCGGCTCGCACTTGGTCGAAAAGCTGCTCAGAAGCGGCGCCAGAGTGACTGTCCTGGTGCGGTACACGTCATCGGGTAAAGCCGGCTGGCTGGAATATCTTCCAAAAGATCTCACCGCGAACCTTCATCTGGTTTACGGCGATATTCGCGACCCGGACGTCTGCCGCAACGCAGTCAGCGGCAACGCTTATATTTTCCACCTGGCGGCGCAGATAGCGATTCCTTATTCTTATATAGCGCCGCGGGACTTTCTGACAGTGAATGGGCTGGGAACAGCCAATATGCTTCAGGCGGCGCGGGATGAGAAGGTCAAGAAATTCCTGCATGTCTCAACGTCGGAGGTGTACGGCACCGCCCAATATCTGCCGATTGATGAAGCGCATCCGCAGGTCGCCCAGTCGCCTTATGCGGCATCCAAGATAGCCGCCGACCGCATGGTGGAATCGTTTCATCTCAGTTTCGGATTGCCGACAGTGACCATGCGCCCCTTTAACAGCTATGGTCCGCGCCAATCGGCCCGGGCTATCCTGCCAACCATCATCTTGCAAGCGCTCTCGGGAAAATCAATCCGGCTGGGTAATGTCTCGACCCGCCGCGACATGAACTATGTCGGCGATATTACAGAAGGGATGCTTGCCGCAGCGTTCAATCCCAGAACGACCGGCAGGACTATCAATCTGGCGACCGGCAAAGACTACACGATTGAGGAGATGGTGCAATCTGTGGGAAATCTGCTGGGAAAGAGACTGGAAATCAAAACTGAGCGGCGGCGTCTGCGCCCGGATAACTCAGAAGTAATCCGTCTTCAAGGGGACAGCAAGCTGGCAAGAAAACTGATGGGGTATCGACCAAGATACAATTTGAAGTCGGGCCTGGTCGAAACCATACGATTTTTTGAGGCGCATCGCGAACTGTACAAGAAAGAGGACTATCAGCTGTGA